The window CTGTTCCAGGACAAAAATGGAAAAGGGTATCAGGGGTAATTCACAGACGATTAGGACCATTGACCTATCTTGTGAGAGTTGGAAAGAGAATTCGGTATTGTCATGCTGATCATCTTCTAACGTCGTCAGCCATTTTATTGGAGCGGGACCCTACACTTCAACCGCTGGAGTTGTTATCTCTGTCAATGAAAAACCTGTACCGAATGACATACCGGTGCTTTCAGCGTCTTCCGGACAACCTGAGGAGGAACCTGGAGAACCAAGTCTGGAGGACGCCACGGACAAGTTGGAGAAACCGTATGCGGAACGAGGAAATGAGACACCAGAGTTGGTAAACCAGCCCAGCAAGCGCCGATATCCCGACCGCATTAAAAAGCCCACCATAAATTGGACTtgtaaatcttttgttttgggTTTGTATTTTGCCGGAGCTATGACAATATTAAGTTTTAAAGTATGGTAAAGGATCATTTGTTGAAACTGTGgtctttgttaaatttttttttttggtctacCTTTATATTTTGTCCATTTTTCTATCTCCTCTTTTGAATGAAACAGGTAGGAGTGTATTGTATTTACGTTTTTGCTCGGGTTCGGGGTACGCATAATATAGTCGAGCATTCTGGAATAAATGGATGTCTGAACCACATGTTTATGTTTTCTTCGATTGAATATACTACACCATATGCTATCAGTTTCTGAAAGCATTCTACCTCTACAACATCTTCTGGCTGATTTTGATGCAGTAGACTTGTTTCCTTTGGCATTCCGTTTATTGCATACATTCCGCTCTTTAgctataatttttattaatgaatagattgattttaattttatataactggttatgatttttatctacaataaaattctttctgtgtatatatatatatatatatatatatatatatatatatatatatatatatatatatatatatatatatatatatatatatatatatattcaacaaTGCTGATGCCATAAAGTTTTTGtctacatgtacgtgtttgaGCATCGTTGTGCCCGACGAAGAGTTTATGAATTTATCACTAACATCACCACTTCTTTTATACATGCCGGATATATCACCAATAAATCAAAcatggaataattattttattcgCTGTACAACGTCAAGTGTATTATTAAGGAAAAGtacatttgattaattgttcctaaacattaattcaaatgaaaatgttaGGATTTCAACATAGTTTAacataaacataattgttcaCAGTGTAATCATGCACtattaaaatttcatcaacGTGTGAACATATCTCGTTTTCTTCATCAAgccatgatttttaaaaaataattttttgtagtGTCTGaattaaataagtttccttttgATTAGAGTCTTGTTATCGACATGAACTTGCTAACATGTAAATGCTGCTCTCTGTAGCCTCACTTGCACTGCAATAACTAGTATATGGTTCAGGAGTTCTATCCAAATTGTTTCTTGTGTAGTTGTGCTCTGTGGCAACTGATCCAACATAATGGGCATTTTCTCTGATATGCCGCGTGTAGAACTTTCTGTTTGCCACAGTGATAACAACGAAAGCAACAATCATTAATACGATGCCAAACCCCAGAGAGAGACCTATGATCATTGGAAGGTCATGGTTACTTGTTGTACTCTCATGTCCTAgagaaaataaagaatatttacGATGAAACCATCACACGgtagttttatcaaaattttctaCCTTAGGTGATTAATATTTTACACGATTTAAACTCAGAGATTTCAATAACATAAACTAGATTATAGCTATAGAATTGACACATTGTTAAGAGTTGAGAAGAATGTCGGTCTTCTTTCTTTAACGTGTCTCTGTCAAtctttttcaatgtatttaaaatttccaCCGTCTAAATCATATCCAGAGCATCCATTGACGTGACTGCAGACTGTCATATTACAGCTACATTCCTTTTGACACCCTGGCCCATATCCCGGATAACGACATGGTATCGTGCAGTTAGGTCCATAATAACCAGGCGTACAATCTACAAGAAAGTTACTAGAATTAATGGAGCTTATAAACTGCctaacaaatgaaaaatgacaatcaCAAACCTTGAATcatctaaaaaattaataacacgaaacacaaattcaaagcagcGCAACACGGACCACCATATAGATAgaagtaggatcaggtgcctaggagaagtgagcatcctctgctgaccggtcacacccgtcgtgtgctctttgtcgtaatcgaaaAAACCCCGAAAAAGTCCGTTTACAATTAGGTGATTAGTAGAATTTACGACATTTCTATATCAAAGCAGTAATAATTATGGCCCcacaaggatttgcgggtgccctatagtaatcactctgtctgtccgtccgtctgtctgtccgtctgtcacttccgtccacaaattttctgggttttttccaataactttttttatggttgcccaatcaagtttaAATTtagtatggtagttcagtaggcagaaatacatattttgaagcTAAGTTTGGTTATCTATGACTTCTGGTGTGGAGcagaggtgggggggggggtagattccttaactatgcataagaatgaatgggcaaagagagataactgctgagaatgttaccattttATACTTGggaggctgtgcaatatttgtcctttggcattaattaaccttccacaagaagaaaatcctaagctttatctttatctgtcacattgagattaattactgcactgcctgtgtctgcaaatgaactttgttttgaagttaaggtcaattttgaatgatgtgtagtattgtgtacatttttttaaatacggatttgaaatataatattcatactttattttgttaaaatactgtacacaatgatttatgataattttattgaattctaaaatcaagatatatattaagatatccttttcacttttttatttttattttaatttcttctgcCTTAatactgttaattttaacaggtaatcagatagtaaccccattctgtcatttctgaaaaaaaatctttttgtaaatttagaagaaaagaatGAGAGAGCAGtacaattaatcccctgggattaattatcttgcctgctgcagaaaatttagaggcttatctctatctgtcatatgaaaattaatgaacacctttgtctgcaactgatgtttgttttgaagttaaggtcaaccctgggtgatacaatttatttgcattcactgaatggaattcaaagtttttttcacttctctatattattgtcatagcggggcccttcctgactggtcagttttctagtttccctaaaattaaaacattcagtataataaaataaatagtgcctgtttgggaggataacagttgaaatgtTACACCCctagaaaaccattgtcaacctccgctttgcgtcggttgacaatggttttctcggggtgtcaatttcaactgttaccctcccaaacagatTCCCATCCAATCCGACcgaaataatgtaaaatttctaAACTCCATAAAGATCTGTCCAAGATttcatgacaaaaatgtatGGGCTGCAGGTTTAATGGACTCTCGTGACACGTGGCATCATTCACCACGATGTGTATGTCTATCATGTATCCGAAAAACGTGCACATATCAACGACCATGTACATGCAATAAAGAAGTCCTTTTTCTTGTTGTAAGTTGGGTTTGCGACCTTAAGTTCTCAAACTTAGCGTGTGTATTTTCGCGTTGACTTACAAATAAGATTACATTTATCGTAATATGCAACGtcatattttttggaaataaattataaaaagatGATGtttgccttatatatatatatatatatatatatatatatatatatatatatatatatatatatatatatatatatatatatatatatatatatatatatatatatatgaaataaggCAAACATCatctttttataatttatttcaaaaaaatatatatatatactgtttaCCTTCAATGTTTCTAACATTATTTTACTATTAAGACATATGTGCATCAttgcattattacaaaaaagaaataagctTTTGCATTATTATTAGTAATTTGtataaaaacactttttttaaaatcaataattgtTTCGAATGTATTATAAAAATCTAAGTAACAAAATGAATTCTTGAGTTTTTACTCAGAGATAATTAACCCTTTTCAgagtattgaattaaaaattgaagtaaaaaattTCAGTGCTAATTACACGACctcgtatattttttttcagattattGCTGTTACATGCAATATTGGCTGtttcttaatatttataaaaatcccTTTCCTACTAATAACGGTATATCGTGATTTTACTTAATTAGGCAGGCAAAGAATTGattacaaaattacaaaataggTAAACTAACAACgtatttttatacaaacctGTGCAGGTTTTCGTTATTGAATGGAAGTATTTATCATCTGGGCACTGCATGGCTGATCGACTAAATCAAATGAGAGTTGTTAGAGTTTAGATACATGAAATTGAttgaaattagaaaataaatgtatttgaattacattaaataagtaaatatataaataaataagagaAAATAACACATGTATACTGCGTAAGAAGCGTTACCTTGAACATTAAACTTCTTTAGCTAACATAGCTCTTGAAGTATTTACACCGCAGTTTCATAGTTTGACGTAATTCAAAAACCAATTTGTATCATTTCGTTTTGTATTGCATGGAATATTTATATAGCGTGTATGagtaataattaaattttgagtAGATGTTTAAGATTAAAAGAGggacttttaaatgaaaattaacatttatgaAAAGTCTGATAGTACGTGCACATATTATGTGACAAAGTTAGTCAAACTTAAAAACCAGGAAAAGAAATGGGTcgaaatttatcaaattttccgTGAAACCCTTCATTTCAAGCATTTTAACTTCACTatctaatttgtttttaattgttaaataaaaGGTTTGATAGTAAATTGTTCATGTTTTATAACTTCCCTAATATTTAAACACTGCTTGTTTAAACTGGGAAATATAAATTGTCAAGCACGCTAACAACTTATGCaatgttaaaagaaaatgcTCATAGAATACTCAGAAGCATAAATCCCTTTCAATTTTTCTTAACTTAATTACGTTACATAAATACATTCCGAATATCAAAGTTTAAACGACAGCTTTTGATGTAACACTAAATAGTTTAAATCTTGTAGAGACCAAGTGTTTTTAACCAAATTATTCTAATGAcgacaaaatttaaatttcgtGGATAAAAACTGAATGTTTCCCCAACTGCTATACGACTAAAAAAACATAGAACGCATGCTGACTCAAGTACTATAATATATACTTAAAACGATGTGTGAAAATGGAACCTCAGCAGCTATGCGAGTTATAATGTCgtgcttttttatattgaattagCTGCTCAGTTATGTTGCCAATAAAATATTAGTGGGTGACTATTTTATTGGCGTCATAATTGAGCAGCTAATAGACAATGATGACTATCAATAACAAGATTATTGTGATATACATTTCCTTCACGTTTTGAATGATTAATGCATTTATGTTCTGCAGTGTTGATAgctttttattgtattttaagaTGCACCAAAAAATTAACACTTATCTTTTGCTTAAAGGGACACACAAACTAAACTGAAAGGGTGAATatcattatttcaatataatcGCAAAAACACGTTAATATTAATTCTAACGTCGGATATAAAATGACAGGGTAAGAAGAGTCAGTGTATGAGGAGACAGTAAAGGACttagtgcggttttatgcattttttgccccccccccccaatcaaagtttaagaaagagctttaaaaataaggtgaaagatagttaaaatcatgttggagataaatgtgtaaaatgttatcaccacagtgacgtcataatgtagaaatgacgtcatgaagattgcattattttgataaattgatgatttgtggcaaaatatgggtgttttccgatggtttttcggctaggaaacatcgagcgcaggcttgctcaagtaccattttttagtataatgtgtataactatctgaagaaaaacatatgttaaaatcgcacttgagcagacctgcgctctatacttccgaatgcaaaatatagagcaaaaatgagaatattttcatttgtttgcaaatttccgggaattaggtcatttaggtaACGTCATAGATtaacagcgaatgagcaatgatgactaaaatcaacatCAAAGTTATAGgaatcctctatacaatgatttgtgaagattttatttttatacgatacaatttaaaaattggttgaaatcgggggcagatagttgaccataccgcacatagtcctttgcgAGATATACTATACTCTGTCcagagtttttgcttccaccactgtTCGCTtcatatttcgataatcataaatacctttgtgctcaaactacgttcatctactaatatgaaaaatgtctagattatcttttttgaaacgccccctctaccgcttcgcGTTTCAACACacaacccaaaatagaaagtttaTGGGATATTTGGCATTGCATCAACCATAATTATGcctggatgataacgttgaaaaatt is drawn from Crassostrea angulata isolate pt1a10 chromosome 5, ASM2561291v2, whole genome shotgun sequence and contains these coding sequences:
- the LOC128185664 gene encoding uncharacterized protein LOC128185664: MQCPDDKYFHSITKTCTDCTPGYYGPNCTIPCRYPGYGPGCQKECSCNMTVCSHVNGCSGYDLDGHESTTSNHDLPMIIGLSLGFGIVLMIVAFVVITVANRKFYTRHIRENAHYVGSVATEHNYTRNNLDRTPEPYTSYCSASEATESSIYMLASSCR